Genomic segment of Nodularia sp. LEGE 06071:
GTCTGAATGGCAGGATTTACACCTGCATCTGACCGAGAGTTCAGCCTTTAGTGACAGTAATCTGCTGTCGGGCTGGCTTAGTTATGTACGGGCTGGATACCGAGATTCACTAAGCAACGAATCGCACACCAAGCTTGTATCGGCTCAATTGCAGCCTGCAAAGCTAACTCAGCCATCTTTAATTGTTGTGGTGAATCCTCATTTTGATGGCTTTAGGGGGGAATTTCGACTCTAGTCAGCGATTGAATTTAGCTGTTACTGACTTTTAGCGGAAATTTACCTTATATTCATCCTAAACTCTCTAGCCAACTAGAGGGTCTATCATAATTTACAAATCTTAAAAAGTAAAAATTATCACTAATTCACCGGACGCGATATTGTTACCGGGGCTAAGTCCAAGATATAGCAAAAGTCAAAATTGAAAGCCAATAAAAACCCCCTGGTACTGACCCCAGGGGTTTTGTCTGTAAGATGCCATCAACTACTCTATTCCTAACGTTAACAATTGCACACACCATACTTAAATGCAACCGTGCTTATGCATTAATTACATAAATAAAATGTTTTTTTTACAATCAACGGCATAAGGGAACACCAAAAAATAAATTCCCCAAAATTGTAGGGTGGGTTAGCACAGCGTAACCCACCATAAACTTAAGGATAATGGCGTGTTACCGACTAATTTCCTAACTACAAATTAATTGGGGATTTTATTCCTTGAAAGTCCTTAACAAAATAAATATAGCTACGCCACGCACACTACATAAATCAAACCGGATTACTATATTATTTTGACTAACAATTTGCATTGCTTTACCTGGCGAATAATTCATGACAATTGTACAGAAATTGTTCAAAAATTAAATATGAGTCCTATATCTTTAACCTGAAAGAAATTGACCCCAATTTTTAAGGAAAAAGGCTTGGATAAACCAAGCCCTTATGTATACCAAGCATTTACTACACCAATAATAATTTAATCGTTCTATGCCTTTAGTTCATCCTCCTAAAGGATGTGTGCAAATAACCTAAAAACTGATATACCAATAATTTGTTTAATCATAAAAAAAGGTTTGGTAATCAACCAAACCTCGATTATTGCTGTGCTTAACAACGTACTAAATTAAAATTTAAAATTACTCTTTTTAAAGTTCATCTTCCTTTAGTCAGTGTTCAAATATTATTAGGACTAATATGTAATTATATCTTATGTCAATGCCATTCATATATCAAAAGTATGAAAAAGGCTTGAACAAGAGCCAAGCCTTTACATATACCAGGTGTTTACCATATTTAGCTAATTTATAGATAAACTTATAAAATTTCATCTGTCTTGAAGTTGTGTACAAATCTTCTGAAATGTGATAGAAAGCCTCATACATAACCAAAATTTTATAAAAAATGTATAAGTATATTTTATAAATTTATTCATACTCTGGACAGATGTTATCTGACTATAATAGCTATTTCATCACACTAGGTTTTTATCAAAAAGAAAACCCTGGCTTTGATTCCAGGGTAGATATATGTTTTTCAGGCATTAATGAACTGAATAATAACACGACAAATAACTTGTTTACCCTACCTATTGATATATAGTAAATGAATATTATTTATCATTGGGTAGCAAATTTTTCTTCTCAATTAATTAAAAAATTGGGTAATGCTCCCAGTTAAAAACACACAAAATAGGCTTGACTATTAGCCAAGCCTATATATACCAAGAGTTTACCATATATTGCGAGTTTAATTATTTGAAGACTAAATTTCATCTATCTATAGGTTATGTCTAAATTTCTTTAAATCTGATAATGACTTATCTAGGTAGCTATATTCAGGAATCACAAGCTGTTTGCTAAAAGTTAAAATTCATACAAAAAAATATTTTTATATTGTATAAACTTAAACTAATTTAAATATAAATTTAAGTAGAGGTGATTCATCAATTTCTCCTACTTATCAAACCAGGTATGAGTTATTTTATTGATGATATATAGGACTCATATTTGATTTTTGTTGGCGTAGCCTGCGCTTTGCGCTAACACACCCTACAATACTTAATTTTTTCATAAATCAAACCGGATTTCTATATATATAAAGTTTGATTCTTCGTAAAACCCCTAAAAAATCAGGTTTATTATCCAAATTAGAGTAAAAAAATAATTATTATTACAATTGAAATTGAGATCATATAAAAAAGACTTGGTGCTAAACCAAGCCTCAGTAGAAGTAGAATCTATCAAGTTAATTTAGCTGTTTGGATGATAGTATTCATCATCCAAGAGGAAGGTTACAAATATTTTACAATCTGATATGGGTTGACGCGTATAAAAAAGGTTTAGCATTTGGCTAAACCTCCATAGAAAGCAGTTATTCGACACATCAAAACTAATTTTAGCCTACTGTTGATGAGGGTCATCTTCCTAAAGGATGTGTCTAACTATGTTGTCATATGATATGTTATTGGGTGGATAAAGCTGATAGCTAATAAATCCTATCCTGATTTTTTAGTCCCAAGTTAAAATTATTTGTTAATCGCGTCCATAAAACCTCAGTTTCTCCTCACAAAGATGATAAATTATACACAAATGCACTAACTGGTAGTAACAACTAAATCAGTCAATATGAGCCTGAAGGTTGTCCATCCCTCGCTACTTTCAACTTGAATTATTCCTTGGAGTTGTTCAACTAACTTCTGTACTATAGATAACCCTAATCCTGTACCACCTTGATTCCAGATGTCAGCATTGGGGAGGCGATAAAATTTATCAAAAAGTCGCGGTAATTCGGCTGTAGGAATTTCTACGGAATTACGAATAGTGATGATAGTTTCTGGGAGTATTTCTGAGGAATTGTGATCTACACTCAAAATAATTTCGCCACCAGTCGGAGTATATTTGCAGGCATTATTGAGTAATTCTGCTAAAATTCGCTCTAAGCTAGTACAGTCTGAGAACAGCGAGGGCAGATTTGAGGGCAGGTTTAACTGTAAAGTTTGCTGATGTTCTTGAACACGGATTTGAAACGGCTCAATTATCCAAGGTATCCACTGTTCTAAGAGCAACACATCTGGGGTAATTAATGGACAGGCTTCAGCTTCTAAGCGTTGTAAGTCTAGTAAATCGTTGATTAGCGCCATTTCGCGATCGCACTCAATTGACAACATTTCCAAATAGCGCTGATTTTCCTCAGCCGTCATAGACATTTGTAATATTTGAATCATCACCTTCATATTGCTGAGAGGCGATCGCAATTCGTGGGACAATAAATTTAAGAACTCATTTTTGAGTTGATTGACTTCTGCTAGTTGCGCTACGAGTTGCTCTTGCTCAATTTGCTTTTGATGAGCCTCCATAGCCTGTTTGCGCTCAGTAACGTCTCGGAAAATTAATACTGCACCTGTAATATGATCAAGATCATCTTTAATGGGTGCAGCACTATCATCAATGGGAATCTCTGCACCACTTTTAGAAATTAGAATAGTTTCTGCTGGTAAACCAACAACAGTTCCGTCTTCCAGGACTTTTTTGATCGGACTTTCCACAGGCTCGTGAGTTTCTCTATGAGCAATTTTGAATACTTCCGATGCATTTTTCCCAAAAGCTTCTTCTTGTTTCCACCCTGTGAGATTTTCAGCCACAGGATTCATAAAAGTTACTAATTCTTGAAAATCGCTAGCAATTACTCCATCACTGATGCTTTTAAGGAGTGTAGATAACCATTTTTGATGTGTTTTTAATTGCTTTTCTAGTTGATGTTTAGTCAAAGCTATTTCGATATTTATTTGTAGCTCTCTTTCTTTAAAAGGTTTGAGTAAGTAGCCAAAAGGTTCTGTTATTTTGGCACGCTCTAAAGTTTTTTCATCCGCATAAGCCGTGAGATAAATAATGGGAATATCCAAATGCTTACGAATTTCATGAGCCGCTTCTATACCGTCTGTTTGCCCTTTCAATCTAATATCCATTAACACTAAATCTGGACAAATTTCTAGAGACTTATTAATTGCTTCTTGTCCTGAAGAAGCGATTGCAGAAACTATATAACCAAACTTTTGCAGCCGATTGCGTAAATCTTTGGCAACAATAGCTTCATCTTCTACGATCAAAATTTTTGTGCTTGACATATGTAATTCAAGTTTACTTATACTAGGGGAAAATCTATTTGAAATTTTACTCCGATATCGCTATTAATAGTGATATCTCCTGAGAGTTGACTGCTTAAAGCATCTATTAACTCCCAGCCTAACGATGCTGTATTGTTAAAATTAAAGTTTGATGGTAAACCTTGCCCATTATCTCTAACTACAAGTGCAATCTTATTTACCGAACTTTTTTTAATTTCAATGTTAATCTCACCCGCTCGCTCTCCAGTAAATGCGTGTTTTAAGGAATTAGAAACCAGTTCATGGATAATTAAACTACAAGGAATTGCTGTATCTAATCCCAGTGAAATGTCCTGCTCAACATTAATATTTATGGAGATGATATTTGTATTAAATTCGTAGCAAGTGCATAAACTTGATACTAAATCTTGGACATATTCATTTAAATTAATCTTGGCTAAATCTGGTGACTGATACATTTTCTCATGAACTAAAGCCATTGAGGCAATGCGCTGCTGGCTTTGCTGGAATATTGCCATATCTTCTGGATCTTTGATATATGCAGATTGCAAGTTTAGCAGGCTAGAAATCACCTGTAAATTGTTTTTCACGCGATGGTAAATTTCTTTTAACAGCACTTCTTTTTCTAAGAGTGATGCTTGTATCAGCTGATGTGACTGCTTGCGATCGCTAATATCTTCCACAACGGAAATAAAATACTTTGGTTCACCAGAAGGTTTGTGCATTAAAGACACTGTGATATTAATCCAGACTAGGAAACCGTTTTTCCGAAAATAGCGTTTTTCCAGAGAATAATTTGGAATCTCACCCGTTAACATCTGCTTAACATATTTGAGATCATTATCCAGATCATCTGGGTGAGTAATATCCTGGAAAGTTAGCAACAGTAGTTCCTCAGATGTGTAGCCAAGAATATCGCACAGCTTCTGGTTAACCAATAGCCACTGACCATTTATGCCGACATGAGCAATACCAACAGCAGCTTGATCAAATGCTGCACGGAATTGCTGTTCGCTTTCTCTTAATGCCTTCTCGATTCGCTGGCGCTCAGTGATTTCTGCTTCTAGTGAGTTGTTAATTTGTCTTAACTCTACTGTCCGTTGTTCCACTATAGTTTCTAGTCGCTCTAGTAGGCTGCTTAATGCCTCCTCTGCTTGCTTGCGCTCCGTAATGTCAGTATGTGAACCTACCATACGTACTACATTACCATTTTCATCCCACAGCCCTTGACCCCGATCTAAAATCCATTTGTAAGTACCGTCTTTACATAAAACTCGATGCTCGTGAATGTAAAACGGCGTTATCTTGGAAAAATGATTTTCAACTGCTTTGACCACCATATCGCGGTCATCTGGATGCACCCGCATCAAACTTTCGTCTAAATGGTGTGAAATCTCCTGTTCTTCATAACCAAGCATCTCTATCCAGCGAGTTGAGAAAAAAACCTCATTGGTTTTCACATTCCAATCCCAAATACCATCATTATTACCACGTAAAGCTAACTGCCAGCGTTCCTCACTTTCTCTTAGCACCTCTTCTGTGCGTTTGCGTTCAGCTATTTCTTTTGCTAATTGGCAGTTTGCCGCCTCTAGTTGGGAAGGACTAGGTAATGCGAGGGCTTTAGGTATTAATGAGAACAGTTCTATGGCTGTCAAAACAGAAACAAAGGCGGTGATAGCTTTGATTAACCCGGATAGCCAATAAGTAGGATGCCAAAGTGTCCACACATCCATCAGATGGGTTGTACCGCAAGCAACAATAAATGTACTAAACATCAAGAATATCCCACCGAAAGGGATATCTCTTCGTTTGCGGACAAAATAGACCAGCATCACCGGAATAGAATAGTACGCCAGGGCAGTTAAGGAGTCAGAAATAATATGCAACCATACCAATCCTGGTTTCCAGAGATAGCAATGTCCGTGAGGAATCAATTGGCTAGGAAAAAAAAATTATGTAGCAGTTCCATGAGAAAAATTTAATTACAGTGAGTATTTGCTGAAAAACGGAGTGTCAACACAGCCTCTAGAATTATCATCGAATGCCTATGTTGCTTAATTCTGGGTAGTTTTTAGTTTTTCAATTGATAATGTCATATTTATTACTATTAATATAACCTGTTATACCATTTCCATATGAAGACGCATAGAAATAAACTCACCGCCTGCGGCTCCTCCCCTAAATAAAAGGAAGTTGGGAGGGGTAAAAATCGTGTGCAGCTATGGCTACGCCACGCAAGCTATCAGAGTAAATCCTCTATATTAATAGTTATAAACCACACATTTTTCTTGCAAACGCAATTTTACTTAACTTATAAAGTTAAGTATATTTTCGGCCATTCATAATTTCTTACATTATGTTAACATTTAAAATGTCGTGCTAACATATTTAACAGAATTTTTCGTGGTACTAATCGAGCTAATGTACTTCTGATTTGAGTTTTAATGTCACCCAGAACTAGTGTTGGTTGATAATTTGCTAAAGCCTTTAATGATTCACGCACAACTTCTTCAGACGAATAAGCCTTATCTGTATTTCCTGCTAAAGTTGTAGGAAAGTTAGCTTCTACAAAAAAGTTTGTTTCTATGGGACCTGGACAGGTAGCTAGGACACGAACTCCATAGGGACGATTTTCTGCCCAAAGCGCTTCACTGAAACTGAGAATAAAAGCTTTACTGGCAGCATACACAGAAAGATATGGTATTGGTTGAAATGCTGTAATTGAAGATACGTTAATAATGCCACCAGAATGACGTTGCCGCATTAGAGGTAGAAATTTATGGGTTAAATCTACCAATGCCAAAACGTTAAGTTGAATAATTTTTATTTGCCGTTCTCTGTCACTTTCTGCAAAATCACCATAATCACCAAAACCAGCATTATTAATTAATAAATCAATGGTTAATCCTTTACTTTTAGTAGCATCAAATACAGCAGCAGGTGCATCAGGCTCTGTCAGGTCTTTAACTATCACATCTACTTGAATTTGGTATTGATCTTGTAGTTCTTTTGCTAGTTGATTAAGTTTTTCTTCAGAACGAGAAACTAGAACAAGATTTGTCTGCCGTGCAGCTAATTCCACTGCAAAAGCTTTACCTATACCACTAGAGGCACCAGTTATTAAAGCAGTTAGCATTCTAAAATTTTTAACATTTTATGATCATTATTATAAGTTTTAAAAATAGTTTCTACCACTTTTAACTATTCCGAGTTATTTAAGAACAAGTATAAAAATGATACTCAGCATTCAGTTTGGACTGACACACACGTAAACAATAACGCAGAGCCAGGAACAAAGCATATACAAGAAAATCAAGGGTTACCCAAAATTTTGTGTCAGTCTTGCTAGTGTATTTTTTGGGGAAAGCTGGGAAATCTTCACCTCAGCAGAGGTACAAATACTACTTTCAGCACCACAGAACAGCCCGCCGTGCATCTATGGACTGACGGCATGAAAATTAATATTTGCTTTCCTGTGAGATATATGTTATCTTAAGTTTTCGTGTGGTTAAGGACGTATAGCTCAGTTGGTTAGAGCGCTACGTTGACATCGTAGAGGTTCCTCGGTTCGAGTCCGAGTACGTCCATTAATAACCCTCTAGTACAGAGCTAGGGGGTTTTATTTTGCCGTGCTTTAACTGGTTGACCTATATGTTAACCTGCTATATGATGCCATAATCACTCATCAGAGAACCAATGAAAACCGGGATATATTTAATATCAAACTCAGACAGAGGCATGGGTTACATCGGTAGTAGCCAGAACATAGATAAACGTTGGGGTCAGCACAAAAGCTTTTTAAACCGGGATAAACACCATTGCAAGGCACTACAGGCGGCTTGGAACTATTATGGTAGGTCTGCTTTTCAGTTGGGAGTTCTAGAACTCTGCGAGGTTACAGAGTTGGCAGAGTTAGAGCAGATATATCTCAATACTGCGAACTGGGCAACTCTGTACAATACCGCCCGATCTACATATTCACCTATGAGAGGGTTACAGGGGCATAAATGGACTGAGGAAGAGAAAAAGCGACTTTCAGAGATGTTTAGAGGTGAACTTAACCCCATGTACGGCATAAAAGGCGATTTACACCCCTCGTCCAAGATACGGGGTCAACTACATCCTGAATATGGCAGACCTAGACCGCCTGAATCCGTCGCCAAAAGACATCGCAAATATGTCGTAACTTCCCCAGGTGGCGAGGTGTTCCAAGTATCTGGCTTACGTCCTTTCTGCGTTACCCACGCCCTAGACCAAGGAAATTTAACTAAAGTTGCACAAGGTAAACGCAAGACATACAAAGGCTGGGATTGCCAATATTTACACTAGGTTGACATCATAGGTAAAGGTGCTAGAGTAAAGTCATACCAGAGCAATGGAAAAAAATGCTAGTCATGAACGTGCTTCCCCCGCAATCTTCCCCTGAACCAGTTAAAGTCATGTATTTAGAGACATTAACCAAGGGGAACCTACTGAAACTGTTAGAAGAGGCAAGCTTTTATCCTAATCGTTACATACTAGCTACTGCTGAATCCGTCAAGGCTCTACAGAATGAAGATGTTGCCCCTAAAGATATGATTACGCTGGCTGAGTATTTGGATGGCCACGGCATTGAGTTAGAGACTAAAGGCGACTATCATAAACTCGCTACACAGGTGGCACAAAGCTATACAGAGAAATACAAAATACGCCCCCGAATCGTAGCCCGTGCGGATTCCCGTGGGCGGTTCATGAAAAAATCATACGCCTACTTGGCGGAGGATGTAGATATCATTGAGAATGCACTAAAGGACATCGTACATAAGAGGTTCCCAGCAGCCAATCATAAATAATCTCAAGGACATATTGCAAATATCTGAAAGTCAATTCATTATTTTGTAACCACACAAAAATCTTGATATTTTTAATACTGCCATAAATTGTGCGATCGCCAAAACCAAGGCGTAGCTAATCATATTTTATACTTAATGTCTCAGTAAAAATCTATCAGTGCTGACCAGAACCACAATCAACAGCACTAGCTGAAATTGCCAAGGGGCTAATACCAAACTCAAAATTAGACTGAGAATCGTAAACAAACTGATTAGATAAGCTATTTCGCCATGACATTTTTTAGATACATAGCCGCAAGCTAAACCAGTACAGAGTGGAATCAAAAAAGACAAATGCATTTTTAATATCCTCGTAACTAAAATGCAAAAATGGATAAAAGCAGACGAAAACTGTTTTTATAATTGTGGTTAATTTTACAACTAAGTGGATTTTATCCAAAATCCTTCAGATGAATCAACCCTCTAGATGAGGCAAAAATCCCGTAATTAAGTTAACCGTTCGTGCTATTCCTGAGTAGACGATCTAGCATATTACATTTAGAAGGAACTTTTTTAAATTAAACACCCGATGCTGAATATTCCTCAACTACTGGCGACTGAATTAGACCTCAAACCTGATCAAATCCAAAACGCGTTAGAACTTTTAGCCGAAGGTGCGACGGTTCCCTTTATTGCACGTTACCGCAAAGAGCGCACTGGGGAAATGAATGAAGTCCAACTGCGCGACCTGTTTGAGCGCTATGCTTACTTAACAGAGTTGGCTGAACGGAAATCGGTAATTTTAAATGCGATCGCCGAACAAGGTAAACTCACAGATGAACTCAAAGCCAAAATTACATCCTGTTTACAAAAAACCGAACTAGAAGATTTATATCTTCCCTATCGACCAAAACGCCGTACCCGCGCCACCATCGCCAGAGAAAAAGGTTTAGAACCCTTAGCCGAGTTGATTAAATCGCTAAATGTCCAAAATGCTTCAACAGCCTCACTGGAAGAAGAAGCAGCGAAGTATATTTCTGAAACTCAGGGAGTTAAAACACCAGAAGAAGCACTCAAAGGTGCTGCGGATATTTTAGCGGAAGAAGTGGCAGAAAAAGCCGAGTTACGTGCATATCTGCGTGACTACTTGCTAGCCGAGGGGGTATTTGTCTCTCATCTCAAAAAGGATCATCCCGAAGGTTCAACCAAATTTGAGATGTACCGCAACTATCAGATGCGAGTGAGAAATATTGCACCCCATAATCTGCTGGCGTTGTGTCGCGGTGAAGCTGAGAAAGTGTTAAGCTATGAAATTGCTTTTGATGAAGATGTGGTACTGTCTTATCTAGAATCAAAGGAAATTAACAGCAAAGTTCGGATAATTCGCGATTTTTACCAAGGGATGCTCAAAGACGCATTTAATCGGCTGATGAAAACTTCCATTATGGGTGAGGTGATTTCTCAGAAGAAAACTTATGCTGATATGGAGTCGATTAAAACCTTTGAAACAAATCTGCAAGAATTACTCTTGTCTGCACCAGCGGGGATGAAACCGACACTGGCTATAGACCCAGGCTTTAGAACTGGGTGTAAAGTGGCGGTACTCGACCAAACCGGACAATTTTTAGAATACCAGGCGGTGTTTCCTCACCAAGCGGCTGAACAACGCGCCAAAGCTGCACAAACTATTAAAAATTTGATTACCAAATATCAGATTGAGTTAATTGCTATTGGTAATGGTACAGCTTCCCGTGAGACAGATGAGTTTGTGGCGCAGATATTACAAGATATCGACCGCAAACCAATTAAAGTCATGGTAAATGAGTCTGGCGCATCGATATATTCTGCCAGTAAAGTGGCGTTAGAAGAGTTTCCCCACTTAGATATTACCGTGCGTGGTGCGATTAGTATCGGTCGCCGTTTGCAAGACCCTCTGGCGGAACTGGTGAAAATTGATCCTAAATCTATCGGTGTGGGACAATATCAGCATGATGTTGATCAAAAGTTGCTGAAAAAGAAGCTGGATGAAACTGTAGAAAGTTGCGTGAATTACGTCGGTGTGGACTTAAACACGGCTTCTAAGGAACTTTTGACCTTTGTTTCCGGAATTACGGCTACGGTGGCTAATAACATTGTCGCTTATCGCAACGAGCATGGAGTCTTTAAGAATCGCCGACAACTGTTAAAGGTGGCTAAGTTGGGGCCGAAGGCGTTTGAACAAGCTGCGGGTTTTCTGCGAATTCGTGGTGGAGATAATCCTTTAGATAACACAGCCGTGCATCCAGAAAGTTACTCTGTCGTGCAGGCGATCGCAGCTGATTTAGATGTATCCTTAAATCAAGTCACCCAAATTGCCGAAAAACTCAAAAAAACCAACCTGAAGAAATACATCACTGATAGCGTTGGCGAACCCACACTGCGCGATATTATCAGCGAACTAGATAAACCAGGTAGAGACCCCCGTGCAGAATTTAAATATGCCACCTTTAGCGAGGGAATCAAAGAAATTAAGGATTTAGAGGTGGGAATGGAATTAGAGGGAATTGTCACAAACGTAGCTAACTTCGGTGCCTTTGTCGATATTGGTGTGCATCAAGATGGTTTAGTACATATTTCCCAACTAGCTGACAGATTTGTAGATGACCCTCAGAAAATCGTCAAAGTCGGACAAGTTGTGAAAATTCGAGTCTTGGAAATTAACGAGAAATTGAAACGTATTAGTTTGTCGATGAAAGCCGTTCAACAATAAAAGTATTTTTGGGTCTTTGTGGCTTTTTGGTAAAAACACGAATTTAATTAACCATTAAGACACCAAGACACCAAATAATCAGCCAAATGGTAGAACTAAAATCTATCTTGAAAGAGATGTAGAACCATAGAAGTTATTGGAAAATAGTAAAAGACTCGTAAAGAATCTATCTGTTATATTTAGTAGGTGAACACCATGTTAGGAACATTTTTAACTGCCATAGCTACAGCTTTGAGCTTGTTAATTGTCGATTTAGTTGTACCTGGTGTCAACATTGCTAATTTTCCAGCAGCCATGATTGCGGCTTTGGTAATTGGTTTGATTAACGGTTCAGTAAAACCAGTTCTATCTGCTTTATCTTTACCGCTTAACTTCGCCACATTAGGGGGCTTTTCGCTAATAGTTAACGGTTTTTGTTTCTGGTTAGCAGCAGTGCTGGTTCCTGGGTTTGCAGTTCGTGGACTTATCGCCTTTATCCTGGGTCCAGTGATTCTATCTTTTGCTAACACCTTCATTAACAATTATTTTGCCGAAAGGAATCCTGCTTTAAACAGTAGTGGTGACGTAAATCCCCAAGGCGAATTACCCTCTAGATAAGTATGGGCGGAAGTAAACGCCAGTTAAATCACGGAAAGATCGCTGAATTACGATAATTCAGCCTTACCGTGAGTATGTAATTCCACAAAATCGGATCGAAAAATCATGAAAATAGTTCGTTTTCTTTTAGGTATAGTACTGCCTCCTTTAGGTGTTTTTCTCACAGTGGGTGCTAGCCCAACTTTGTTGATTAACATTTTACTAACACTTTTAGGCTGGCTTCCCGGCAGTATTCACGCAGTTTGGGTAATTGCTAAACATGAAGAACAAATTAATGCAGAGAGAGGTAGTTACTAAATAGGCTAGGTAAATAAAGTTTGTAGTGAGGACTTTAGTCCTCTAAAAAGGGATAAAACCCTGACTACAAGCTTATTTCATTTTTTAGCTGACCCCGCCTATTTCTTCGTAAGTTCCCCATGTTTATCAGCAGGTTCCTTCTCTTTGAAGATATCAGCCGTTGATAGCAGTA
This window contains:
- a CDS encoding response regulator, coding for MSSTKILIVEDEAIVAKDLRNRLQKFGYIVSAIASSGQEAINKSLEICPDLVLMDIRLKGQTDGIEAAHEIRKHLDIPIIYLTAYADEKTLERAKITEPFGYLLKPFKERELQINIEIALTKHQLEKQLKTHQKWLSTLLKSISDGVIASDFQELVTFMNPVAENLTGWKQEEAFGKNASEVFKIAHRETHEPVESPIKKVLEDGTVVGLPAETILISKSGAEIPIDDSAAPIKDDLDHITGAVLIFRDVTERKQAMEAHQKQIEQEQLVAQLAEVNQLKNEFLNLLSHELRSPLSNMKVMIQILQMSMTAEENQRYLEMLSIECDREMALINDLLDLQRLEAEACPLITPDVLLLEQWIPWIIEPFQIRVQEHQQTLQLNLPSNLPSLFSDCTSLERILAELLNNACKYTPTGGEIILSVDHNSSEILPETIITIRNSVEIPTAELPRLFDKFYRLPNADIWNQGGTGLGLSIVQKLVEQLQGIIQVESSEGWTTFRLILTDLVVTTS
- a CDS encoding PAS domain S-box protein, yielding MVWLHIISDSLTALAYYSIPVMLVYFVRKRRDIPFGGIFLMFSTFIVACGTTHLMDVWTLWHPTYWLSGLIKAITAFVSVLTAIELFSLIPKALALPSPSQLEAANCQLAKEIAERKRTEEVLRESEERWQLALRGNNDGIWDWNVKTNEVFFSTRWIEMLGYEEQEISHHLDESLMRVHPDDRDMVVKAVENHFSKITPFYIHEHRVLCKDGTYKWILDRGQGLWDENGNVVRMVGSHTDITERKQAEEALSSLLERLETIVEQRTVELRQINNSLEAEITERQRIEKALRESEQQFRAAFDQAAVGIAHVGINGQWLLVNQKLCDILGYTSEELLLLTFQDITHPDDLDNDLKYVKQMLTGEIPNYSLEKRYFRKNGFLVWINITVSLMHKPSGEPKYFISVVEDISDRKQSHQLIQASLLEKEVLLKEIYHRVKNNLQVISSLLNLQSAYIKDPEDMAIFQQSQQRIASMALVHEKMYQSPDLAKINLNEYVQDLVSSLCTCYEFNTNIISININVEQDISLGLDTAIPCSLIIHELVSNSLKHAFTGERAGEINIEIKKSSVNKIALVVRDNGQGLPSNFNFNNTASLGWELIDALSSQLSGDITINSDIGVKFQIDFPLV
- a CDS encoding SDR family NAD(P)-dependent oxidoreductase, producing the protein MLTALITGASSGIGKAFAVELAARQTNLVLVSRSEEKLNQLAKELQDQYQIQVDVIVKDLTEPDAPAAVFDATKSKGLTIDLLINNAGFGDYGDFAESDRERQIKIIQLNVLALVDLTHKFLPLMRQRHSGGIINVSSITAFQPIPYLSVYAASKAFILSFSEALWAENRPYGVRVLATCPGPIETNFFVEANFPTTLAGNTDKAYSSEEVVRESLKALANYQPTLVLGDIKTQIRSTLARLVPRKILLNMLARHFKC
- a CDS encoding GIY-YIG nuclease family protein — translated: MKTGIYLISNSDRGMGYIGSSQNIDKRWGQHKSFLNRDKHHCKALQAAWNYYGRSAFQLGVLELCEVTELAELEQIYLNTANWATLYNTARSTYSPMRGLQGHKWTEEEKKRLSEMFRGELNPMYGIKGDLHPSSKIRGQLHPEYGRPRPPESVAKRHRKYVVTSPGGEVFQVSGLRPFCVTHALDQGNLTKVAQGKRKTYKGWDCQYLH
- a CDS encoding Tex family protein, giving the protein MLNIPQLLATELDLKPDQIQNALELLAEGATVPFIARYRKERTGEMNEVQLRDLFERYAYLTELAERKSVILNAIAEQGKLTDELKAKITSCLQKTELEDLYLPYRPKRRTRATIAREKGLEPLAELIKSLNVQNASTASLEEEAAKYISETQGVKTPEEALKGAADILAEEVAEKAELRAYLRDYLLAEGVFVSHLKKDHPEGSTKFEMYRNYQMRVRNIAPHNLLALCRGEAEKVLSYEIAFDEDVVLSYLESKEINSKVRIIRDFYQGMLKDAFNRLMKTSIMGEVISQKKTYADMESIKTFETNLQELLLSAPAGMKPTLAIDPGFRTGCKVAVLDQTGQFLEYQAVFPHQAAEQRAKAAQTIKNLITKYQIELIAIGNGTASRETDEFVAQILQDIDRKPIKVMVNESGASIYSASKVALEEFPHLDITVRGAISIGRRLQDPLAELVKIDPKSIGVGQYQHDVDQKLLKKKLDETVESCVNYVGVDLNTASKELLTFVSGITATVANNIVAYRNEHGVFKNRRQLLKVAKLGPKAFEQAAGFLRIRGGDNPLDNTAVHPESYSVVQAIAADLDVSLNQVTQIAEKLKKTNLKKYITDSVGEPTLRDIISELDKPGRDPRAEFKYATFSEGIKEIKDLEVGMELEGIVTNVANFGAFVDIGVHQDGLVHISQLADRFVDDPQKIVKVGQVVKIRVLEINEKLKRISLSMKAVQQ
- a CDS encoding phage holin family protein, coding for MLGTFLTAIATALSLLIVDLVVPGVNIANFPAAMIAALVIGLINGSVKPVLSALSLPLNFATLGGFSLIVNGFCFWLAAVLVPGFAVRGLIAFILGPVILSFANTFINNYFAERNPALNSSGDVNPQGELPSR
- a CDS encoding YqaE/Pmp3 family membrane protein, which translates into the protein MKIVRFLLGIVLPPLGVFLTVGASPTLLINILLTLLGWLPGSIHAVWVIAKHEEQINAERGSY